From the Bos taurus isolate L1 Dominette 01449 registration number 42190680 breed Hereford chromosome 22, ARS-UCD2.0, whole genome shotgun sequence genome, one window contains:
- the RRP9 gene encoding U3 small nucleolar RNA-interacting protein 2 (The RefSeq protein has 1 substitution compared to this genomic sequence) has translation MSATRAARKRGKPASGAGAGAEAFKRRRKGDSSGDKVKSKGGGKMNEEISSDSESESLALRRTEEEEEEELEETAQEKKLRLAKVYLEQLRQQEEEKAEAREFEEDQVAGRLKEDVLEQRGRLQKSVAKEIQAPDPADIRILRGHQLSITCLVVTPDDLAIFSAAKDCTIIKWSVESGRKLHVIPRAKKGTEGQPPGHSTHVLCMAISSDGKYLASGDRSKLILIWEAQSCQHLYTFTGHRDAVSGLAFRRGTHQLYSTSHDRSVKVWNVAENSYVETLFGHQDAVAALDALSRECCVTAGGRDGTVRVWKIPEESQLVFYGHQGSIDSIQLINEEHMVSGADDGSVALWGLSKKRPLALQREAHGLRGEPGLEQPFWVSSVAALLNTDLVATGSHNNSVRLWQCGEGFRQFDLLYDIPLVGFVNSLKFSSAGDFLVAGVGQEHRLGRWWRIKEARNSVCIIPLRRAPRPPAAGS, from the exons ATGTCGGCGACACGGGCGGCTCGTAAGAGGGGAAAGCCGGCCTCAGGGGCCGGGGCTGGTGCGGAGGCCTTCAAGCGGCGGCGAAAG GGCGACTCCTCTGGGGACAAAGTCAAGTCCAAGGGTGGCGGCAAGATGAATGAGGAGATCTCGAGCGACTCGGAGAGTGAGAG TCTAGCTCTCAGGAggactgaggaggaggaggaagaggagctggaggagaccGCACAGGAGAAGAAGCTGCGCTTGGCCAAGGTCTACCTGGAGCAGCTCAGGCAGCAAG aGGAGGAGAAGGCTGAGGCCCGCGAATTTGAGGAGGACCAGGTGGCAGGGAGGCTGAAGGAGGATGTG CTCGAGCAGAGGGGCAGGCTGCAGAAGTCAGTGGCAAAGGAG ATCCAGGCCCCAGACCCGGCTGACATTCGAATCCTACGTGGCCACCAGCTGTCTATCACGTGTTTGGTTGTCACCCCTGATGACCTGGCCATCTTTTCTGCTGCCAAAGACTGCACCATTATTAAGT GGAGCGTGGAGAGTGGACGGAAACTTCATGTGATCCCTCGAGCCAAGAAGGGCACTGAGGGGCAACCCCCCGGCCACAgcacccatgtcctctgcatggCCATCTCTTCCGATGGCAAGTACTTG GCTTCAGGCGACCGCAGCAAGCTCATTCTCATTTGGGAGGCCCAGAGCTGCCAGCACCTGTACACCTTCACGGGACACCGGGACGCTGTGTCG GGGCTGGCGTTCCGCAGAGGCACCCACCAGCTCTACAGCACATCCCACGACCGCTCTGTGAAGGTGTGGAATGTGGCAGAGAACTCCTATGTGGAGACGCT CTTCGGGCACCAGGACGCTGTGGCCGCACTGGATGCTCTGAGCAGGGAGTGCTGTGTGACCGCCGGGGGCCGGGACGGGACCGTGCGTGTGTGGAAGATCCCCGAGGAGTCCCAGCTTGTCTTCTATGGCCACCA GGGCTCCATCGACAGCATCCAGCTCATCAACGAGGAGCACATGGTGTCGGGTGCAGACGACGG TTCCGTGGCCCTGTGGGGCCTCTCCAAGAAGCGGCCACTTGCCCTGCAGCGTGAGGCCCATGGGCTGCGGGGGGAGCCGGGCTTGGAGCAGCCCTTCTGGGTGTCGTCAGTCGCAGCCCTGCTCAACACAGACCTTGTGGCCACAG gCTCCCACAACAATTCTGTGCGGCTCTGGCAATGTGGAGAGGGCTTCCGGCAGCTTGACCTTCTCTATGACATCCCCCTG GTGGGCTTTGTCAATAGCCTCAAGTTTTCCAGTgctggggacttcctggtggctggggtggggcaggagcaCAG GCTTGGCCGGTGGTGGCGGATCAAAGAGGCCCGGAACTCTGTCTGCATCATCCCTCTCCGCAGGGCCCCCAGGCCCCCGGCTGCTGGCTCCTGA